DNA from Methanofastidiosum sp.:
TTCTCCTTGAATCTCCTCTCAATAGGATTCTGTCATATCCTAAATAAGCTTCTTTCAAAGAGTTGTCCTGGGTAAATTCGACAATGCCTCTGGCTATTGCAATTCTGCATGCATCGGCTTGTCCCATAATACCTCCACCACGGACATCAATATCAATATCAACTGTATTGGCTGTGTCTCCAGCAAGAAGAATTGGTTCAAACATTTTTAATCTTACCAATTCTGGTTCAACTATTGGAAGTGGTTTGCTGTTAATTCTTACTCTCCCCTTACCTTCCTTAACAGTCGCTCTTGCAACTGCTTTTTTTCTTTTACCAACTGACTGAATAACTTTCATACGCGTCCCCCAAGGAAG
Protein-coding regions in this window:
- a CDS encoding 30S ribosomal protein S9; translation: MKVIQSVGKRKKAVARATVKEGKGRVRINSKPLPIVEPELVRLKMFEPILLAGDTANTVDIDIDVRGGGIMGQADACRIAIARGIVEFTQDNSLKEAYLGYDRILLRGDSRRTEEHKPSKSSKGPRARRQKSYR